The following are encoded together in the Capsulimonas corticalis genome:
- the nrdR gene encoding transcriptional regulator NrdR: MKCPYCRFDDDAVLDSRPMQEGTAIKRRRECKHCGRRFTTFETIEEMQLIVVKKPGPDGESRREPFDRAKLLRSIRVACQKRSISEETLQGIVDDIDRTLTNRLEKEVSSTDIGELVMDHLHGLDQVAYVRFASVYQAFEDATQFRDIVNMLRKQRTRKKDSGAVSE, encoded by the coding sequence ATGAAGTGTCCGTATTGCCGATTCGATGACGATGCGGTGCTGGATTCGCGGCCCATGCAGGAGGGGACGGCGATTAAGCGTCGTCGCGAGTGCAAGCATTGCGGGCGGCGGTTTACGACCTTCGAAACCATCGAAGAGATGCAGCTGATCGTCGTCAAAAAGCCCGGTCCCGATGGCGAAAGCCGGCGGGAGCCGTTTGATCGCGCCAAGCTGCTGCGCTCGATCCGGGTCGCCTGTCAGAAGCGAAGCATCTCCGAGGAGACGCTCCAGGGGATTGTCGACGACATCGACCGCACGCTCACGAACCGCCTGGAGAAGGAAGTCTCCTCCACCGATATCGGCGAGCTGGTCATGGACCATCTGCATGGCCTGGATCAGGTCGCATACGTTCGGTTTGCGTCGGTGTACCAGGCGTTCGAGGACGCCACGCAGTTCCGTGATATCGTCAACATGCTGCGCAAGCAGCGCACCCGGAAGAAAGACTCGGGCGCGGTCTCCGAATGA
- a CDS encoding winged helix-turn-helix transcriptional regulator, whose translation MGELPNALPGRQYVCPVEATLDVIGGKWKGVILFHLMDGTKRFGEMRRLVPAATQQMLTAQLRELEQAGVVHREVYREVPPKVEYSLTPFGHSLCPIINLMFDWGVEYMTGKQAVPSP comes from the coding sequence ATGGGCGAATTACCCAATGCGCTGCCGGGACGCCAGTATGTCTGCCCCGTCGAAGCCACGCTCGACGTCATCGGCGGCAAATGGAAAGGCGTCATTCTCTTCCATCTGATGGACGGGACCAAACGCTTCGGCGAGATGCGCCGACTGGTCCCCGCCGCCACGCAGCAGATGCTCACCGCCCAGCTGCGCGAGCTGGAGCAAGCCGGCGTCGTCCACCGCGAGGTCTACCGGGAAGTCCCGCCAAAGGTCGAATACAGCCTGACGCCCTTCGGCCACAGCCTCTGCCCCATCATCAATCTGATGTTCGACTGGGGCGTGGAATATATGACGGGCAAGCAAGCCGTCCCATCCCCATAA
- a CDS encoding DUF4349 domain-containing protein: protein MRNAAALAAVMLAMAGMRSAAQAPDASESPAPLIQRGGTVAVKVANYDAARTQVMESARMQGAELLEAKTVVNPKGAKNGWISFSLPAERVGAFLPVAYGLGKLYSEHMTATNNDSEHDMLARRVVSLQQHETRLGSVLQSPRRMRGSDILYLQERLFRANVDEGVLRQQRIDLERNSRVSTVTVEMFEPGAVPVTTDVVHIDLRQWFAASALRAREGFGRQLARAATVGAYALVYAPIWVPLLLITLLLLAWLWRRRQILLNLLHSAWLQIARLARLFWEYRNRRIEFGG from the coding sequence ATGCGAAACGCGGCGGCCCTGGCGGCTGTTATGCTGGCGATGGCGGGAATGAGAAGCGCGGCCCAGGCGCCGGACGCCTCGGAAAGTCCGGCGCCGCTGATCCAGCGCGGCGGGACGGTGGCGGTGAAGGTGGCGAATTATGACGCCGCGCGGACCCAGGTGATGGAAAGCGCGCGCATGCAGGGCGCGGAGCTGCTGGAGGCGAAGACGGTCGTCAATCCCAAGGGCGCAAAGAACGGCTGGATCAGTTTTTCCCTGCCGGCCGAGCGCGTGGGCGCGTTTTTGCCGGTCGCCTACGGGCTCGGCAAGCTCTACTCCGAGCACATGACCGCCACGAACAACGATTCGGAGCACGATATGCTGGCGCGACGCGTGGTCAGCCTCCAGCAGCACGAAACGCGTCTGGGCAGCGTGCTGCAAAGCCCGCGCCGGATGCGCGGAAGCGATATCCTTTACTTGCAGGAGCGCCTCTTTCGGGCGAATGTCGACGAAGGCGTGCTGCGCCAGCAGCGGATCGACCTGGAGCGCAATTCGCGCGTGAGCACGGTGACGGTGGAGATGTTCGAGCCGGGCGCCGTCCCCGTCACCACCGACGTCGTCCATATCGACCTGCGCCAGTGGTTCGCCGCCTCCGCCCTGCGCGCCCGCGAAGGTTTCGGCCGCCAGCTCGCCCGCGCCGCCACCGTCGGCGCCTACGCCCTCGTCTACGCTCCGATCTGGGTCCCGCTCCTACTCATCACCCTCCTGCTCCTTGCCTGGCTCTGGCGCCGGCGTCAGATCCTCCTCAACCTACTGCATAGCGCCTGGCTCCAGATCGCACGCCTCGCGCGTCTCTTCTGGGAATATCGAAACCGCCGCATTGAATTCGGCGGATAG
- a CDS encoding DUF1559 domain-containing protein — MQSNVQSKRGFTLIELLVVIAIIAILAAILFPVFAKAREKARQISCASNLKQLGLGMMQYIQDNDERFPTGWMGQSTDINAGKIQYWPYAIYPYVKSAGVYKCPDDSQNHACSYLINSNGINSSDGTPGSIAQIDMPAQLILLAEGSVGTGGDWDATNATTGHGLNTDYTIAGGSDRISNPSAGLPRHTQRMNIAFIDGHVKISPVMPAVVNGNYTPVKNALPYTTWIDTRGGGWW; from the coding sequence ATGCAGAGCAATGTTCAGTCCAAGCGTGGTTTCACGCTCATCGAGCTACTCGTTGTTATCGCAATCATCGCCATTCTCGCTGCGATCCTCTTCCCGGTTTTCGCCAAGGCGCGCGAAAAGGCCCGGCAGATCTCCTGCGCCAGCAACTTGAAGCAATTAGGACTGGGAATGATGCAGTACATTCAGGACAACGACGAGCGGTTCCCGACCGGCTGGATGGGTCAGAGCACGGACATCAACGCCGGCAAGATCCAGTACTGGCCCTACGCGATTTACCCTTACGTGAAGAGCGCGGGCGTGTACAAGTGCCCGGATGACTCCCAGAACCATGCGTGCAGCTACCTGATCAACTCCAACGGCATCAACAGCTCGGACGGCACTCCCGGCAGCATCGCGCAAATCGACATGCCGGCCCAGCTGATCCTCCTGGCCGAAGGCTCTGTCGGCACGGGCGGCGACTGGGACGCAACCAACGCGACCACCGGCCATGGCCTGAACACCGACTACACAATCGCCGGCGGCAGCGACCGCATCTCCAACCCGAGCGCCGGCCTGCCGCGCCACACCCAGCGCATGAACATCGCCTTCATCGACGGCCATGTCAAAATTAGCCCCGTCATGCCGGCCGTCGTCAACGGCAACTACACGCCCGTCAAGAACGCCCTGCCCTACACCACCTGGATCGACACCCGAGGCGGCGGCTGGTGGTAA
- a CDS encoding AAA family ATPase: MYIEKLTIRNFRSFGTAEMSLNYPGRPGKLSHPSPQRAPNVNLLLGGNGSGKSSIFKAIALGVLAPVIPSSGLKAEYFVRRATRAGSNTVASIQNSSSFQKREPAESAKIEVSLLLGESDTGLSQPITMIGQAIVTLKGDVEEIRTTHTNPPAWDRIYENNSPAFFLAAYGAGRRTERPEGYSEQNRTPRYQRVAGLFEEQVGLAPFTYAYLQLKSRGAFSDARQILNALLIEENLSLTEHQDGLDRPLFDNNGVLLPFNALSDGYRAFIGWVWDLLLQMSRVLPPNSAEPQLANLSGVVIVDEIDLFLHPAWQRRVVDQISEAFPNIQFLFSSHSPLVAGTLETQSIYVLDSDDSGAVIEQYNEDIFGLTANQILTSSYFGLSSTRAPDAPQNDLVRLALSDKEEDHQSFLRRMVKDIPQE, translated from the coding sequence TTGTATATCGAAAAGCTGACAATTCGGAACTTCCGGAGCTTTGGAACGGCGGAAATGAGCCTCAATTATCCTGGCCGTCCAGGCAAGCTCAGTCATCCGTCGCCACAACGCGCTCCGAACGTGAATTTGTTGCTTGGGGGCAACGGTTCCGGGAAATCCTCCATTTTTAAGGCCATTGCATTAGGCGTTCTTGCTCCCGTCATACCGTCCAGTGGCCTCAAAGCAGAATACTTTGTTCGCCGAGCCACGAGAGCAGGATCAAATACAGTCGCCAGTATTCAAAACAGCTCCTCATTCCAGAAGAGAGAGCCCGCCGAAAGCGCGAAAATCGAAGTCAGTTTGCTGCTTGGTGAGTCGGATACAGGGCTATCTCAGCCAATAACCATGATCGGACAAGCAATCGTTACGCTAAAAGGCGATGTCGAGGAGATCAGGACGACACACACAAACCCGCCTGCTTGGGATCGAATCTATGAGAATAACTCGCCGGCGTTTTTCCTTGCCGCTTACGGCGCGGGGCGACGCACAGAGCGCCCAGAGGGTTACAGCGAGCAGAATCGCACTCCCCGATACCAGCGTGTCGCCGGTCTTTTCGAGGAGCAGGTCGGATTGGCGCCGTTCACCTACGCTTATCTTCAGCTAAAATCGCGTGGGGCGTTCTCGGATGCTCGGCAGATCCTAAACGCGCTTCTGATCGAGGAAAACCTTTCATTAACCGAACACCAAGATGGTCTGGATCGCCCCCTGTTTGATAACAACGGAGTGCTTCTGCCATTCAATGCTCTCTCGGACGGTTATCGCGCTTTTATCGGCTGGGTCTGGGATTTGCTGTTGCAAATGTCCCGCGTTCTGCCTCCTAATTCTGCCGAGCCTCAGCTTGCGAACCTATCGGGAGTCGTCATCGTCGACGAAATCGATCTGTTCCTGCACCCGGCCTGGCAGAGGCGCGTTGTGGATCAAATCTCAGAGGCGTTCCCGAATATTCAATTCCTGTTCTCCAGCCATAGTCCGCTTGTGGCGGGAACGCTGGAAACGCAAAGCATCTATGTCCTGGATTCGGACGACAGCGGAGCAGTCATCGAACAGTACAACGAAGATATCTTTGGGCTTACCGCCAATCAAATCCTCACCAGCTCTTACTTCGGCCTCAGTTCGACACGCGCCCCCGATGCACCGCAAAATGACCTAGTGCGATTAGCGCTCAGCGATAAAGAAGAAGATCATCAATCCTTTCTCCGCCGAATGGTAAAGGATATTCCGCAAGAATGA
- a CDS encoding DUF1559 domain-containing protein, translating into MKKSQFFPSRHSGFTLIELLVVIAIIAILAAILFPVFAKAREKARQISCASNEKQLGLGFLQYIQDNDESFPIGRSDFFYCAGWAHPVMPYLKSVGVFQCPDDPSQYSPAPGVRWQPVSYVVNNSFLGDGNGHQPAALASLNAPASTVLLCEAYGVVMDLNRIDQTDFSSAATMDTNYWSNGGKGCPTNCFAKYATGNPPGNQLNQYQGTNGVHTNGSNFLAADGHVKWLTATRISPGKDASAANNPEDDSGEHAAGTSYMNVNGGSSGSATLTFSKI; encoded by the coding sequence ATGAAAAAATCACAATTCTTTCCCAGTCGACATTCCGGCTTTACTTTAATCGAACTGCTCGTTGTCATCGCTATCATCGCTATTCTTGCCGCCATTCTCTTCCCCGTTTTCGCCAAGGCGCGCGAAAAGGCGCGGCAAATTAGCTGCGCCTCGAATGAGAAGCAGCTTGGGCTGGGTTTTCTTCAGTACATTCAGGACAATGACGAATCGTTTCCCATCGGCCGTTCGGACTTCTTCTATTGCGCTGGCTGGGCGCACCCCGTGATGCCTTACCTCAAGTCAGTCGGCGTTTTCCAGTGCCCCGACGATCCCTCCCAGTACAGCCCGGCACCCGGCGTGCGATGGCAGCCGGTGTCCTATGTGGTTAACAATTCATTTCTGGGGGATGGCAACGGCCATCAGCCTGCCGCGCTCGCCAGCTTGAATGCGCCGGCGTCCACGGTGCTGTTGTGTGAGGCGTATGGTGTGGTGATGGACCTGAACCGCATCGACCAAACGGACTTTTCCTCTGCGGCGACCATGGACACGAACTACTGGTCGAACGGAGGCAAAGGCTGTCCGACCAACTGCTTCGCCAAGTATGCGACGGGCAATCCTCCGGGGAACCAGTTGAATCAGTACCAGGGAACGAACGGCGTGCATACGAACGGCTCGAACTTCCTGGCGGCGGACGGCCATGTCAAATGGCTTACCGCTACAAGGATCTCTCCGGGGAAAGACGCCTCCGCCGCGAACAACCCTGAGGATGACAGCGGGGAGCACGCCGCAGGCACTTCCTATATGAATGTCAATGGCGGCAGTTCCGGCAGCGCCACGCTGACATTCAGTAAGATCTAG
- a CDS encoding TIM-barrel domain-containing protein, whose protein sequence is MIALIGSARAAGMAFALSCFGASAHVYASPSSGPITTQAVVSGLRISVSAVESGAFHIVACPSDAPAPPDSPFVVETQPWAKAAMQRGAAGDVTVRTPEAVLHLAPNGVFTVRDAKNTLLIQSGRIAATPEGITLALSHGADQRLYGAGNADWNVSGDLTHPSGTQIFHNGVTRIPFLWSTGGYGALIANNESGISWSDMANTLTWRVPSASLNSYLIVSAKGGYGLLDAYSRLTGRAPIPPRWTFGFMQSRWGYQDAADIQDKWRQYRDRKIPIDAFVYDYDWYNDDWQVNTKNFPDGAFTKMKSMHLKFVGIRKPRVEGDHLAYARARGWTLPSLDNVNKPADRAEKSDDKADLHFDNPEARYWWWSHQAPLMNAGVDGWWNDEAENAYDEFFQMCRGQWEGQRALNSRRVWTINRSFAPGMQRFGAAVWSGDINSSWATLSNQPGTLMNFSMAGMPYTSSDTGGFFGPPTPELYSRWMEQAVFTPIMRAHGMLNEPRWPWAFGEEAQTAMVQAIQLRYRLIPYIYTCAAENARTAAPLMRPLFLEFPQDANTFNLRDEWFFGPNVLAAPILTEGGSRDVYLPAGRWYDFNTNESVQGGRKISIVKAPLATIPVYLRAGGILPLGPVLQYTGEKPIDPLEVRVYPGADGAFALYEDSGDDYGYLQGQSAKIPMTWSDKRRQFVLGKRVGTFPGMSKARRIVVKLPDGRSQAVNYQGQRMSVQF, encoded by the coding sequence ATGATAGCATTGATTGGTTCTGCTCGCGCCGCCGGAATGGCGTTCGCGCTTTCGTGTTTTGGAGCGTCCGCTCATGTCTACGCATCGCCTTCCAGCGGTCCCATAACGACGCAGGCGGTGGTCTCCGGACTGCGTATTTCCGTCAGCGCAGTGGAGTCGGGAGCGTTTCATATCGTCGCCTGTCCCTCAGATGCGCCGGCGCCGCCGGACAGCCCGTTTGTGGTGGAGACTCAGCCGTGGGCTAAGGCGGCGATGCAGCGAGGCGCGGCGGGCGATGTTACTGTCCGCACTCCGGAAGCGGTTCTGCATCTTGCTCCCAATGGCGTTTTCACGGTTCGGGACGCCAAAAACACACTTCTTATTCAAAGCGGACGCATTGCGGCGACGCCCGAGGGAATCACGCTGGCGCTGTCTCATGGCGCGGACCAGCGGCTCTACGGCGCCGGGAACGCGGACTGGAATGTCAGCGGCGATCTGACTCACCCGTCGGGAACGCAGATCTTTCATAACGGCGTCACGCGCATTCCCTTTCTGTGGTCCACGGGGGGATATGGCGCCTTGATCGCCAACAACGAAAGCGGGATCTCCTGGTCCGACATGGCGAACACTCTGACCTGGCGGGTTCCCAGCGCATCGCTCAATTCCTATCTGATCGTTTCGGCCAAGGGCGGTTATGGACTGCTTGATGCCTACTCGCGCCTGACGGGGCGCGCGCCGATCCCGCCGCGCTGGACGTTCGGCTTTATGCAAAGCCGCTGGGGATATCAAGACGCCGCCGATATCCAGGACAAATGGCGGCAGTATCGAGACCGAAAGATCCCGATTGACGCCTTTGTCTATGATTACGACTGGTACAACGACGATTGGCAGGTCAACACCAAGAACTTTCCGGACGGCGCCTTCACGAAGATGAAGAGCATGCATCTGAAATTCGTCGGCATCCGCAAGCCGCGCGTGGAGGGCGACCATCTGGCCTACGCCCGAGCGCGGGGGTGGACGCTCCCCAGCCTCGACAATGTGAATAAGCCCGCCGACCGTGCGGAGAAGTCGGACGATAAAGCGGACCTGCACTTCGACAATCCCGAGGCGCGTTACTGGTGGTGGAGCCATCAGGCCCCGCTGATGAACGCCGGCGTGGATGGCTGGTGGAACGATGAGGCGGAGAACGCATACGATGAGTTCTTCCAGATGTGCCGGGGACAGTGGGAGGGACAGCGCGCCTTGAACTCGCGGCGAGTCTGGACGATCAACCGCTCGTTCGCACCGGGCATGCAGCGCTTCGGCGCGGCGGTCTGGTCGGGAGACATCAATAGCTCCTGGGCGACCCTCAGCAATCAGCCGGGAACGCTGATGAACTTCAGCATGGCTGGAATGCCTTACACCAGTTCGGATACCGGGGGCTTCTTTGGCCCGCCCACCCCGGAGCTTTATTCGCGATGGATGGAGCAGGCCGTGTTCACCCCGATCATGCGCGCGCACGGAATGCTCAACGAGCCGCGCTGGCCGTGGGCGTTTGGCGAGGAAGCGCAGACGGCCATGGTCCAGGCGATCCAACTGCGTTATCGCCTCATCCCCTACATCTATACCTGCGCCGCCGAAAACGCGCGGACGGCGGCGCCGCTGATGCGCCCCCTGTTTCTCGAATTCCCGCAGGACGCGAATACGTTCAATCTGAGAGACGAATGGTTCTTCGGCCCCAATGTGCTGGCGGCGCCCATCCTGACCGAAGGCGGATCGCGCGATGTATATCTTCCCGCCGGACGCTGGTACGATTTCAACACCAACGAGTCCGTCCAGGGCGGCCGAAAGATCTCCATCGTCAAAGCGCCGCTGGCGACGATCCCCGTTTACCTGCGCGCCGGCGGTATTCTTCCGCTGGGTCCCGTGCTCCAGTACACCGGGGAAAAGCCCATCGATCCATTGGAAGTGCGCGTTTATCCCGGCGCCGACGGAGCCTTTGCGCTCTATGAAGATTCCGGGGACGACTACGGCTACCTCCAGGGGCAGTCGGCGAAAATCCCCATGACATGGAGTGACAAGCGCCGCCAGTTTGTCCTCGGAAAGCGCGTCGGGACGTTTCCCGGCATGTCCAAAGCGCGCCGCATCGTGGTCAAGCTGCCGGATGGGCGCTCGCAGGCAGTGAACTACCAGGGCCAAAGGATGTCTGTCCAATTCTGA
- a CDS encoding GntR family transcriptional regulator has translation MTLPESQSPISPAKHPKNTVASMLRDHIQSGEYKPGDWLPTERSLAEDLSVDRRVVRMAIDQLVRDGLVIRRPHCRPIVGPAEDLPAAAPPRKVEMYAPASNLIALLMWHGGHFENGVTSQQRIFWGMSQALANAGYHAVFMDVGEIDVEKENAVREAEQLRSLLKRGFAGAVFYPYAYRSNRELAEEVQRVMPIVTIDRRIEGVETDCVSVNNHQAMYDTIQHLIRQGHRRIAYVTKNEQIRAVQDRIQGYMDAIREAELDEIVLSIPSRDREQVWTSVDMMFHLPKDERPTAASAFNDYAAVDLVKRLKNMGLSVPGDVAVTGFDDIVPILPTGVGLTTMAQPYEEIGRTAVEVLLQRLKSRAAPARSVELPARLMARESSLGPPS, from the coding sequence ATGACTTTACCAGAATCGCAGTCTCCGATCTCCCCGGCGAAGCATCCCAAGAATACGGTGGCGAGTATGCTGCGCGACCATATTCAATCCGGGGAGTATAAGCCGGGAGATTGGCTTCCCACCGAGCGCTCCCTGGCCGAGGACCTGAGTGTGGACCGGCGCGTGGTCCGCATGGCGATCGATCAGCTCGTGCGGGACGGCCTGGTGATTCGCCGGCCGCACTGCCGCCCGATCGTCGGTCCCGCCGAAGATCTGCCGGCGGCCGCCCCGCCTCGCAAAGTCGAGATGTATGCGCCCGCCTCCAATTTGATCGCGCTGCTGATGTGGCATGGCGGCCATTTCGAGAACGGAGTCACCTCGCAGCAGCGAATCTTTTGGGGCATGAGCCAGGCGCTGGCGAACGCCGGCTATCACGCCGTGTTTATGGACGTGGGCGAGATTGACGTCGAGAAAGAAAACGCCGTCCGTGAGGCCGAACAGCTTCGCTCGCTGCTGAAGCGCGGCTTTGCCGGCGCCGTGTTCTATCCTTACGCCTATCGAAGCAACCGGGAACTGGCCGAGGAAGTTCAGCGGGTGATGCCGATCGTCACGATCGACCGGCGCATCGAAGGCGTGGAAACCGATTGCGTCAGCGTCAACAATCACCAGGCGATGTACGACACGATCCAGCACCTCATCCGCCAGGGCCATCGCCGGATCGCTTATGTGACGAAGAACGAGCAGATCCGAGCCGTCCAGGATCGCATTCAAGGCTATATGGACGCCATTCGGGAAGCCGAACTCGACGAGATAGTGCTCTCCATCCCCTCACGCGATCGCGAGCAAGTGTGGACATCGGTGGACATGATGTTCCACCTGCCCAAGGACGAGCGCCCAACAGCGGCGTCGGCGTTCAATGACTACGCCGCCGTGGACCTCGTGAAACGGCTCAAAAACATGGGCCTCTCCGTTCCCGGCGATGTCGCGGTGACGGGATTCGACGACATCGTCCCCATTCTTCCGACCGGCGTCGGCTTGACCACAATGGCGCAGCCTTACGAAGAGATCGGGCGAACCGCCGTGGAAGTCCTCCTTCAGCGGCTGAAAAGCCGCGCCGCCCCCGCCCGCTCCGTCGAACTGCCCGCGCGCCTGATGGCGCGTGAGAGCAGCCTCGGGCCGCCCTCTTAG
- a CDS encoding methyl-accepting chemotaxis protein: MFTNLKIAYKLAIGFGFCLLLSAALTGVAIRQMANENHITDLFVTDTVPDLQDMKTIEGESKQLRILQYRHLLTKDSAGKGEVEASMTASIDKTTKAVQHNVDSAVAPQDIQNTHILQQKWNEYLGYQEKFLAASHKNDVAAGSLLLNGDMLHTFLDISAKISDMSAWIVQNSDNNAKRSEAAYHDGVLLLTGLLAASLILGCAFALIITRQITQPLRLVSEGYNSIRTICVANLNKAITALERGDLTVHVVPQTKPIEVKSRDEIGQVTVTFNEMLNTMKETILSFTRSQASLTGVVGQLQLAAAQVTQSSASVVSVAQQVGSGSEEISATMGEVSSASEQSARGASEVAQGAASQAVALASSRERLKNLTGSIDSVVHSAGEASGAASDAAGAAERGASTVARSIQSIRSIEQTIDASAETMGMLSESARTIGSIVETINQIAEQTNLLALNAAIEAARAGESGRGFAVVAEEVRKLAERSAVATREITSMIATVQERTQAATAATAKGRQEAATGVGLAGEVETALAEIARHAASVAARIAGIDEATRQMSAESNRISAEIDGVAAVVEQSSAAAEQMSASAEQVSASIQSVSAMSGQQAQSAASLLQSSSDLSDVAETLSETVRGFKVEESGATKLTLLKAA; the protein is encoded by the coding sequence TTGTTCACCAATTTGAAGATCGCATACAAGCTTGCGATCGGTTTTGGGTTTTGTTTACTGCTGTCGGCTGCGCTCACAGGCGTCGCAATTCGTCAGATGGCGAACGAGAACCATATCACGGACCTTTTTGTGACGGACACCGTTCCGGATCTCCAGGACATGAAGACGATCGAGGGGGAATCCAAGCAGCTGCGGATCTTGCAATATCGTCACTTGCTGACGAAAGACAGCGCGGGCAAGGGAGAGGTCGAGGCGAGTATGACGGCGTCGATCGATAAGACGACGAAGGCGGTCCAGCATAACGTCGATTCGGCCGTCGCGCCTCAGGACATCCAAAACACCCATATCCTCCAGCAAAAGTGGAATGAATACTTAGGATATCAAGAGAAGTTTCTCGCCGCGAGCCACAAAAATGACGTCGCCGCCGGCTCCCTCCTCCTGAATGGAGACATGCTCCACACCTTTCTCGACATCAGCGCGAAGATCAGCGACATGAGCGCCTGGATTGTCCAGAACAGCGATAATAACGCCAAGCGATCGGAAGCGGCGTATCACGATGGAGTTCTGCTGCTGACCGGCCTCTTAGCGGCGTCCCTGATCCTGGGCTGCGCCTTCGCGCTGATCATCACGCGCCAGATTACCCAGCCGCTGCGGCTCGTTTCCGAAGGCTACAACAGCATTCGCACCATCTGCGTCGCCAACTTGAATAAAGCGATCACTGCCCTGGAGCGCGGAGATCTGACGGTGCATGTCGTTCCCCAGACAAAACCGATCGAGGTCAAGTCACGTGATGAGATCGGCCAGGTCACGGTGACCTTCAACGAGATGCTGAACACCATGAAGGAAACCATCCTCTCATTCACACGCTCACAGGCGTCACTGACCGGCGTCGTCGGCCAGCTCCAGCTCGCAGCGGCACAAGTCACCCAGTCTTCCGCCTCCGTCGTCAGCGTGGCGCAGCAGGTCGGTTCGGGTTCCGAGGAGATCAGCGCGACGATGGGCGAAGTCTCCAGCGCCAGCGAGCAGTCGGCGCGCGGCGCCAGCGAAGTGGCGCAGGGCGCGGCCAGCCAGGCCGTGGCGCTCGCCAGCAGTCGCGAGCGTCTCAAGAACCTGACCGGATCCATCGACAGCGTCGTCCACAGCGCCGGCGAAGCCAGCGGCGCGGCCAGCGACGCCGCCGGAGCCGCCGAGCGCGGCGCCAGCACGGTGGCGCGCTCCATCCAAAGCATCCGCTCCATCGAGCAGACCATCGACGCCAGCGCGGAGACGATGGGCATGCTCAGCGAATCGGCGCGCACGATCGGCTCGATCGTCGAGACGATCAACCAGATCGCCGAGCAGACGAACCTGCTTGCCCTGAACGCGGCGATCGAGGCGGCGCGGGCCGGGGAATCGGGCCGTGGCTTTGCGGTGGTGGCGGAGGAAGTGCGCAAGCTGGCGGAGCGTTCTGCGGTGGCGACGCGTGAGATCACGTCGATGATCGCGACGGTTCAGGAGCGCACGCAGGCGGCGACGGCGGCGACGGCGAAGGGCCGTCAGGAAGCGGCGACGGGCGTTGGCCTGGCCGGGGAAGTAGAAACGGCTTTGGCGGAGATCGCCCGCCATGCGGCGTCCGTGGCGGCGCGGATCGCGGGGATCGACGAGGCGACTCGCCAGATGAGCGCCGAGTCCAACCGGATCAGCGCGGAGATCGACGGCGTGGCGGCGGTCGTGGAGCAGAGCAGCGCCGCCGCCGAGCAGATGAGCGCGTCAGCGGAGCAGGTGTCGGCGTCGATTCAGAGCGTTTCGGCGATGAGCGGCCAGCAAGCGCAGTCCGCCGCGAGCTTGCTGCAAAGCTCCAGCGATCTGAGCGATGTCGCCGAGACGCTTTCCGAAACCGTACGCGGATTCAAAGTGGAAGAATCAGGCGCGACAAAGCTAACGCTGCTCAAGGCCGCCTAG